Proteins from a genomic interval of Chanodichthys erythropterus isolate Z2021 chromosome 6, ASM2448905v1, whole genome shotgun sequence:
- the trmt1 gene encoding tRNA (guanine(26)-N(2))-dimethyltransferase isoform X2, with translation MLQASQRDASMVMYEARGRKERYDVIDLDPYGSPSPFLDAAVQAVSEGGLLCVTCTDMAVMAGNSGETCYSKYGSMSIKSRYCHEMALRIILHCLDQRAAVYQRYIEPLLSVSVDFYIRVFVRVRTGQAVVKNSASKQALLYNCVGCGAFSLQRMGKRTSQGKHMKYSAATGPPVGPNCEHCGQRHQLGGPVWAEPLHDIKFVQKILDAVSGNPTRFRTSKRIEGVLSMVTEELQDVPLYYALDHLSSTVHCNTPPMLQFRSALLHAGYRVSFSHACKNAVKTDAPAGVLWDIMRCWEKSNPVKRERLSETSPAQRILSTEPTLQACFEIREDANPQSRKRHLTRFQENPQANWGPKARARAGGGISSELEDKRKHFQGKRKKPITDSSQLKSLPCKKFRKGTCTHGDKCCYSHELEQETNEDKMD, from the exons ATGCTGCAAGCCAGCCAAAGAGATGCCAG TATGGTGATGTATGAGGCAAGAGGGCGGAAGGAACGCTATGATGTCATTGATCTTGACCCCTACGGCAGCCCATCACCGTTTCTGGACGCGGCTGTGCAGGCTGTCAGTGAGGGAG GGTTGCTTTGCGTCACGTGTACGGACATGGCTGTAATGGCTGGAAACAGCGGGGAAACCTGCTACAGCAAATATGGCTCTATGTCCATCAAGTCCAGATACTGTCATGAGATG GCCCTGCGTATAATCCTGCACTGTTTAGATCAGAGAGCAGCCGTGTATCAGCGCTACATTGAACCACTCTTGAGCGTGAGCGTGGATTTCTACATCCGTGTGTTCGTCAGAGTCAGAACCGGCCAGGCTGTTGTCAAAAACTCTGCAAG tAAGCAAGCGCTGCTGTATAACTGTGTCGGATGTGGCGCGTTCAGTCTGCAGAGGATGGGGAAGAGGACGAGCCAAGGCAAACA TATGAAGTATTCAGCAGCCACTGGACCACCTGTAGGGCCTAACTGTGAACACTGCGGGCAGAGACACCAG TTGGGCGGTCCCGTCTGGGCGGAGCCTCTTCATGATATTAAATTTGTTCAGAAGATTCTGGATGCTGTTTCAGGGAACCCCACTCGCTTCAGAACGTCCAAGCGGATTGAAGGGGTGCTGAGCATGGTGACCGAG GAGCTGCAAGATGTTCCTCTGTACTATGCTTTAGATCATCTGAGCAGCACAGTTCACTGCAATACGCCACCCATGCTGCAATTCAG GTCAGCTCTCTTGCACGCTGGGTACAGAGTGTCTTTCTCTCATGCCTGTAAGAATGCTGTGAAGACCGACGCTCCCGCTGGGGTGTTATGGGATATCATGCGCTGCTGG GAAAAGTCCAACCCTGTGAAGAGAGAGCGGTTATCAGAAACCAGTCCTGCCCAGCGCATTCTCTCCACAGAGCCAAC TCTTCAGGCCTGCTTTGAGATCAGAGAGGACGCAAACCCTCAGTCACGGAAACGTCACCTCACGCGTTTCCAGGAGAACCCACAGGCCAACTGGGGACCCAAAGCACGTGCCAGAGCTGG TGGAGGAATCTCCTCTGAACTGGAGGACAAAAGAAAACACTTTCAGGGTAAAAGAAAGAAACCAATCACAGACTCTTCTCAACTCAAGAGCCTCCCATGTAA
- the nacc1b gene encoding nucleus accumbens-associated protein 1 isoform X2, with protein sequence MAQMLQMAIPNFGNNVLECLNEQRLQGLYCDVSVVVKGHTFKAHRAVLAASSSYFRDLFNSGSKSSVVELPPAVQPQSFQQILSFCYTGRLSMNLGDQFLLMYTAGFLQIQQIMEKGTEFFLKVSSPSCDSQGLHTEETPPSEPQSPVTQTGSGSVGGGAVTTAAARPTSCLTPLPLVSRVKTEQQPQAQQPQQEASSYSVVCTPVAKRLWEGGSREGGGGSGGGGGGGMRKAARYSQEAARGVGGAPPQSAALLGGSGTTNSNSNNNNNNTSSTPEGTSPGTPSMYTSDSPISYHDDDEEEEITDETTEEQYRQICNMYTMYSMLNVGATASERVESLPDHLTVESRGRGVRVRQDLASLPTELIAQVGNRCHPKLYEEGDPAEKLELVTGTSVFISRAQLMNCHVSAGTRHKVLLRRLLAAFFDRSTLANSCGTGIRSSTNDPNRKPLDSRVLHAVKFYCQNFAPSFKESEMNAIAADMCTNARRVVRKSWIPKLKLLMAESDAYANFLPDPAKMESDGLGVEHAFETGSLEGGTASDSGQSSTDALQGVSGDGSSLF encoded by the exons ATGGCTCAGATGCTGCAGATGGCGATTCCCAACTTTGGCAACAATGTCCTGGAGTGTCTTAATGAGCAGAGGCTTCAGGGTCTGTACTGTGATGTGTCAGTGGTGGTGAAGGGTCACACATTTAAAGCCCACCGGGCAGTGCTGGCTGCCAGCAGCTCCTACTTTCGAGATTTGTTCAACTCCGGAAGTAAGAGCTCCGTAGTGGAGTTACCACCAGCGGTTCAGCCTCAGAGCTTCCAGCAGATCCTTTCCTTCTGTTACACCGGTCGACTTAGCATGAACTTGGGTGATCAGTTTCTCTTAATGTACACTGCAGGATTCCTGCAGATTCAGCAGATTATGGAAAAAGGCACCGAGTTCTTCCTAAAGGTCAGCTCACCAAGTTGTGACTCACAGGGTCTTCACACAGAAGAAACGCCACCCTCAGAACCCCAGAGCCCCGTTACTCAAACTGGGAGCGGTTCCGTAGGAGGGGGTGCTGTCACCACGGCAGCGGCTCGACCTACTTCCTGTCTCACACCTCTTCCATTGGTGTCAAGGGTGAAGACAGAGCAGCAACCTCAGGCCCAGCAGCCCCAACAAGAAGCATCATCATATTCAGTTGTTTGCACTCCAGTTGCAAAGCGTCTTTGGGAAGGAGGTAGTCgtgaaggaggaggaggatcaggaggaggtggaggaggaggTATGAGGAAAGCTGCCCGTTATTCGCAGGAGGCAGCGCGGGGCGTGGGTGGGGCACCACCTCAAAGTGCAGCTTTATTGGGTGGAAGTGGTACCACCAAtagcaacagcaacaacaataacaacaacaccAGTAGCACACCGGAAGGCACCAGCCCAGGCACCCCCAGCATGTACACCAGTGACTCACCAATCTCTTaccatgatgatgatgaagaagagGAAATCACAGATGAAACGACAGAAGAACAGTACAGACAGATCTGTAATATGTACACTATGTACAGCATGCTGAATGTAGGGGCAACAG CCAGTGAACGAGTGGAATCACTACCCGATCACCTCACAGTTGAATCAAGGGGAAGAGGAGTTCGAGTGAGGCAAGATCTGGCCTCTCTTCCCACTGAGCTCATTGCACAGGTCGGAAACCGCTGTCATCCTAAACTCTATGAAGAAGGTGACCCTGCTGAGAAACTGGAGCTAGTAACAGGCACCAGTGTTTTTATTTCACGTGCTCAGCTGATGAACTGCCACGTTAGTGCCGGGACACGCCACAAAGTGTTGCTCAGGCGGCTCCTTGCTGCCTTTTTTGACCG AAGCACTCTTGCAAATAGCTGTGGAACAGGTATCCGGTCCTCCACAAATGACCCCAACCGTAAGCCACTTGACAGTCGGGTTCTCCATGCTGTTAAGT TTTACTGCCAGAACTTTGCTCCTAGTTTCAAAGAGAGCGAAATGAACGCGATCGCTGCAGACATGTGCACTAACGCACGGCGCGTGGTACGCAAGAGCTGGATTCCTAAACTGAAGCTTCTGATGGCAGAAAGCGATGCTTATGCCAACTTCCTTCCGGACCCTGCCAAAATGGAGTCTGACGGcttgggagtggagcatgctTTTGAAACCGGATCCCTGGAAGGTGGTACAGCCTCTGATTCTGGCCAGTCATCTACAGATGCCCTGCAAGGTGTGAGCGGGGATGGTAGCAGCCTGTTTTAG
- the trmt1 gene encoding tRNA (guanine(26)-N(2))-dimethyltransferase isoform X1, whose translation MLARTTLQVSFRCLCLSLVFPKKRASFLQILTTGCSFVLKNFRTMESKKEPKESQDTTSADSTTTAVPKEDTDPSSSTESSQTSSTEPGLLPGETVVKEGKAAILFPSANEVFYNPVQEFNRDLTCAVITEFAREQLAQKGIRILVPGEKDRVVVRLSEEKNGMVDQEASEQLENELQKEEEADEKEYITASVGERCEQGLCVLEGLAASGLRSVRFALEVPGLKSITANDYSAKAAALIARNAQHNNVSHMLQASQRDASMVMYEARGRKERYDVIDLDPYGSPSPFLDAAVQAVSEGGLLCVTCTDMAVMAGNSGETCYSKYGSMSIKSRYCHEMALRIILHCLDQRAAVYQRYIEPLLSVSVDFYIRVFVRVRTGQAVVKNSASKQALLYNCVGCGAFSLQRMGKRTSQGKHMKYSAATGPPVGPNCEHCGQRHQLGGPVWAEPLHDIKFVQKILDAVSGNPTRFRTSKRIEGVLSMVTEELQDVPLYYALDHLSSTVHCNTPPMLQFRSALLHAGYRVSFSHACKNAVKTDAPAGVLWDIMRCWEKSNPVKRERLSETSPAQRILSTEPTLQACFEIREDANPQSRKRHLTRFQENPQANWGPKARARAGGGISSELEDKRKHFQGKRKKPITDSSQLKSLPCKKFRKGTCTHGDKCCYSHELEQETNEDKMD comes from the exons ATGTTAGCAAGGACTACACTTCAGGTATCTTTTAGGTGTCTTTGTTTGTCATTAGTGTTTCCTAAGAAGAGAGCATCCTTCCTTCAGATCCTCACAACAGGGTGCAGTTTTGTCTTGAAAAACTTCAGGACAATGGAGAGCAAGAAAGAACCCAAAGAATCCCAGGACACCACCAGTGCAGACAGCACTACCACAGCAGTACCAAAGGAAGACACCGATCCCTCCAGCTCTACAGAAAGCAGTCAGACCTCATCTACAGAACCAGGGCTTTTACCAGGGGAGACAGTTGTCAAGGAGGGAAAGGCTGCCATTTTATTCCCCAGTGCTAATGAGGTGTTCTACAACCCTGTGCAGGAGTTTAACCGAGATTTAAC GTGTGCGGTGATCACAGAGTTTGCCAGGGAGCAGCTGGCTCAAAAGGGCATCCGGATCCTGGTCCCGGGTGAGAAAGACAGAGTTGTGGTCCGACTTTCAGAGGAGAAGAATGGAATGGTGGATCAGGAAGCATCAGAACAGCTGGAAAATGAGCTACAAAAGGAAGAAGAGGCTGATGAGAAGGAATACATCACTGCATCTGTAGGGGAAAGATGTGAG CAAGGTCTGTGTGTGCTGGAGGGTCTGGCGGCGTCAGGTCTGCGTTCTGTACGTTTTGCTCTGGAGGTTCCTGGCCTGAAGAGCATCACTGCTAATGATTACTCTGCTAAAGCTGCTGCCCTCATCGCCCGCAATGCACAACACAACAACGTGTCCCACATGCTGCAAGCCAGCCAAAGAGATGCCAG TATGGTGATGTATGAGGCAAGAGGGCGGAAGGAACGCTATGATGTCATTGATCTTGACCCCTACGGCAGCCCATCACCGTTTCTGGACGCGGCTGTGCAGGCTGTCAGTGAGGGAG GGTTGCTTTGCGTCACGTGTACGGACATGGCTGTAATGGCTGGAAACAGCGGGGAAACCTGCTACAGCAAATATGGCTCTATGTCCATCAAGTCCAGATACTGTCATGAGATG GCCCTGCGTATAATCCTGCACTGTTTAGATCAGAGAGCAGCCGTGTATCAGCGCTACATTGAACCACTCTTGAGCGTGAGCGTGGATTTCTACATCCGTGTGTTCGTCAGAGTCAGAACCGGCCAGGCTGTTGTCAAAAACTCTGCAAG tAAGCAAGCGCTGCTGTATAACTGTGTCGGATGTGGCGCGTTCAGTCTGCAGAGGATGGGGAAGAGGACGAGCCAAGGCAAACA TATGAAGTATTCAGCAGCCACTGGACCACCTGTAGGGCCTAACTGTGAACACTGCGGGCAGAGACACCAG TTGGGCGGTCCCGTCTGGGCGGAGCCTCTTCATGATATTAAATTTGTTCAGAAGATTCTGGATGCTGTTTCAGGGAACCCCACTCGCTTCAGAACGTCCAAGCGGATTGAAGGGGTGCTGAGCATGGTGACCGAG GAGCTGCAAGATGTTCCTCTGTACTATGCTTTAGATCATCTGAGCAGCACAGTTCACTGCAATACGCCACCCATGCTGCAATTCAG GTCAGCTCTCTTGCACGCTGGGTACAGAGTGTCTTTCTCTCATGCCTGTAAGAATGCTGTGAAGACCGACGCTCCCGCTGGGGTGTTATGGGATATCATGCGCTGCTGG GAAAAGTCCAACCCTGTGAAGAGAGAGCGGTTATCAGAAACCAGTCCTGCCCAGCGCATTCTCTCCACAGAGCCAAC TCTTCAGGCCTGCTTTGAGATCAGAGAGGACGCAAACCCTCAGTCACGGAAACGTCACCTCACGCGTTTCCAGGAGAACCCACAGGCCAACTGGGGACCCAAAGCACGTGCCAGAGCTGG TGGAGGAATCTCCTCTGAACTGGAGGACAAAAGAAAACACTTTCAGGGTAAAAGAAAGAAACCAATCACAGACTCTTCTCAACTCAAGAGCCTCCCATGTAA
- the nacc1b gene encoding nucleus accumbens-associated protein 1 isoform X1: MAARREKESDSSIETLFIRLQSRGLCGAGLYDMAQMLQMAIPNFGNNVLECLNEQRLQGLYCDVSVVVKGHTFKAHRAVLAASSSYFRDLFNSGSKSSVVELPPAVQPQSFQQILSFCYTGRLSMNLGDQFLLMYTAGFLQIQQIMEKGTEFFLKVSSPSCDSQGLHTEETPPSEPQSPVTQTGSGSVGGGAVTTAAARPTSCLTPLPLVSRVKTEQQPQAQQPQQEASSYSVVCTPVAKRLWEGGSREGGGGSGGGGGGGMRKAARYSQEAARGVGGAPPQSAALLGGSGTTNSNSNNNNNNTSSTPEGTSPGTPSMYTSDSPISYHDDDEEEEITDETTEEQYRQICNMYTMYSMLNVGATASERVESLPDHLTVESRGRGVRVRQDLASLPTELIAQVGNRCHPKLYEEGDPAEKLELVTGTSVFISRAQLMNCHVSAGTRHKVLLRRLLAAFFDRSTLANSCGTGIRSSTNDPNRKPLDSRVLHAVKFYCQNFAPSFKESEMNAIAADMCTNARRVVRKSWIPKLKLLMAESDAYANFLPDPAKMESDGLGVEHAFETGSLEGGTASDSGQSSTDALQGVSGDGSSLF, encoded by the exons ATGGCTGCCCGTAGAGAGAAAGAGTCTGACTCCTCCATTGAAACACTTTTCATCAGATTGCAATCGAGGGG actCTGTGGTGCTGGGCTTTACGATATGGCTCAGATGCTGCAGATGGCGATTCCCAACTTTGGCAACAATGTCCTGGAGTGTCTTAATGAGCAGAGGCTTCAGGGTCTGTACTGTGATGTGTCAGTGGTGGTGAAGGGTCACACATTTAAAGCCCACCGGGCAGTGCTGGCTGCCAGCAGCTCCTACTTTCGAGATTTGTTCAACTCCGGAAGTAAGAGCTCCGTAGTGGAGTTACCACCAGCGGTTCAGCCTCAGAGCTTCCAGCAGATCCTTTCCTTCTGTTACACCGGTCGACTTAGCATGAACTTGGGTGATCAGTTTCTCTTAATGTACACTGCAGGATTCCTGCAGATTCAGCAGATTATGGAAAAAGGCACCGAGTTCTTCCTAAAGGTCAGCTCACCAAGTTGTGACTCACAGGGTCTTCACACAGAAGAAACGCCACCCTCAGAACCCCAGAGCCCCGTTACTCAAACTGGGAGCGGTTCCGTAGGAGGGGGTGCTGTCACCACGGCAGCGGCTCGACCTACTTCCTGTCTCACACCTCTTCCATTGGTGTCAAGGGTGAAGACAGAGCAGCAACCTCAGGCCCAGCAGCCCCAACAAGAAGCATCATCATATTCAGTTGTTTGCACTCCAGTTGCAAAGCGTCTTTGGGAAGGAGGTAGTCgtgaaggaggaggaggatcaggaggaggtggaggaggaggTATGAGGAAAGCTGCCCGTTATTCGCAGGAGGCAGCGCGGGGCGTGGGTGGGGCACCACCTCAAAGTGCAGCTTTATTGGGTGGAAGTGGTACCACCAAtagcaacagcaacaacaataacaacaacaccAGTAGCACACCGGAAGGCACCAGCCCAGGCACCCCCAGCATGTACACCAGTGACTCACCAATCTCTTaccatgatgatgatgaagaagagGAAATCACAGATGAAACGACAGAAGAACAGTACAGACAGATCTGTAATATGTACACTATGTACAGCATGCTGAATGTAGGGGCAACAG CCAGTGAACGAGTGGAATCACTACCCGATCACCTCACAGTTGAATCAAGGGGAAGAGGAGTTCGAGTGAGGCAAGATCTGGCCTCTCTTCCCACTGAGCTCATTGCACAGGTCGGAAACCGCTGTCATCCTAAACTCTATGAAGAAGGTGACCCTGCTGAGAAACTGGAGCTAGTAACAGGCACCAGTGTTTTTATTTCACGTGCTCAGCTGATGAACTGCCACGTTAGTGCCGGGACACGCCACAAAGTGTTGCTCAGGCGGCTCCTTGCTGCCTTTTTTGACCG AAGCACTCTTGCAAATAGCTGTGGAACAGGTATCCGGTCCTCCACAAATGACCCCAACCGTAAGCCACTTGACAGTCGGGTTCTCCATGCTGTTAAGT TTTACTGCCAGAACTTTGCTCCTAGTTTCAAAGAGAGCGAAATGAACGCGATCGCTGCAGACATGTGCACTAACGCACGGCGCGTGGTACGCAAGAGCTGGATTCCTAAACTGAAGCTTCTGATGGCAGAAAGCGATGCTTATGCCAACTTCCTTCCGGACCCTGCCAAAATGGAGTCTGACGGcttgggagtggagcatgctTTTGAAACCGGATCCCTGGAAGGTGGTACAGCCTCTGATTCTGGCCAGTCATCTACAGATGCCCTGCAAGGTGTGAGCGGGGATGGTAGCAGCCTGTTTTAG
- the LOC137021028 gene encoding syntaxin-10-like isoform X2, translated as MTVTTTGIVLMEVQKALSKAQGLYERWEELLQEETPVSRDELDWSTNELRNCLRAIDWDLEDLHETISIVEANPGKFRLGEHELQERREFVERTRNSVQMMKEQLSSPSAVAQAEKKNKQALLGTTAKDRYAGLEPHLVSANSRYIQEQQEQQQLIMQDQDEHLELVTGSIRVLKDMSSRIGDELDEQAVMLGEFSEEMDQTSSRMDSVLKKMEKVSHMTSSRRQWCAIGVLVIILIVVLILLFAI; from the exons ATGACAGTAACTACCACTGGCATAGTGCTTAT GGAGGTGCAGAAGGCCCTGTCCAAAGCACAGGGGCTGTATGAGCGCTGGGAGGAGCTGCTGCAGGAAGAAACCCCTGTCAGCCGCGATGAGCTGGACTGGAGCACCAATGAACTCCGAAACTGCCTGAGGGCCATCGACTGGGACCTAGAGGACCTGCATGAAACCATCA GTATTGTGGAGGCAAACCCTGGAAAGTTCCGTTTAGGGGAACATGAACTCCAGGAGAGGCGGGAATTTGTGGAGCGAACACGGAATTCCGTGCAG ATGATGAAGGAGCAGCTCTCTAGTCCCTCAGCTGTGGCCCAAGcagagaagaaaaacaaacag GCTCTGCTGGGGACCACAGCAAAGGATCGTTATGCCGGTCTGGAGCCTCACCTGGTGTCCGCAAACTCCAGATACATTCAGGAGCAACAGGAACAGCAGCAG TTGATCATGCAGGACCAGGATGAGCACTTGGAGCTGGTCACAGGCAGTATCCGTGTCCTGAAGGACATGTCCAGCCGGATAGGAGACGAGCTGGATGAACAGGCAGT TATGCTCGGTGAGTTTAGTGAGGAGATGGATCAGACCAGTTCTAGAATGGACTCAGTGTTGAAGAAAATGGAGAAGGTTTCACACATGACCAGCA GTCGGAGACAGTGGTGTGCTATCGGAGTTCTTGTAATCATACTGATCGTGGTGCTCATTTTGCTCTTCGCCATTTAA
- the LOC137021028 gene encoding syntaxin-10-like isoform X1 — protein MSMEDPFFVVKGEVQKALSKAQGLYERWEELLQEETPVSRDELDWSTNELRNCLRAIDWDLEDLHETISIVEANPGKFRLGEHELQERREFVERTRNSVQMMKEQLSSPSAVAQAEKKNKQALLGTTAKDRYAGLEPHLVSANSRYIQEQQEQQQLIMQDQDEHLELVTGSIRVLKDMSSRIGDELDEQAVMLGEFSEEMDQTSSRMDSVLKKMEKVSHMTSSRRQWCAIGVLVIILIVVLILLFAI, from the exons ATGTCGATGGAAGATCCTTTTTTCGTGGTTAAAGG GGAGGTGCAGAAGGCCCTGTCCAAAGCACAGGGGCTGTATGAGCGCTGGGAGGAGCTGCTGCAGGAAGAAACCCCTGTCAGCCGCGATGAGCTGGACTGGAGCACCAATGAACTCCGAAACTGCCTGAGGGCCATCGACTGGGACCTAGAGGACCTGCATGAAACCATCA GTATTGTGGAGGCAAACCCTGGAAAGTTCCGTTTAGGGGAACATGAACTCCAGGAGAGGCGGGAATTTGTGGAGCGAACACGGAATTCCGTGCAG ATGATGAAGGAGCAGCTCTCTAGTCCCTCAGCTGTGGCCCAAGcagagaagaaaaacaaacag GCTCTGCTGGGGACCACAGCAAAGGATCGTTATGCCGGTCTGGAGCCTCACCTGGTGTCCGCAAACTCCAGATACATTCAGGAGCAACAGGAACAGCAGCAG TTGATCATGCAGGACCAGGATGAGCACTTGGAGCTGGTCACAGGCAGTATCCGTGTCCTGAAGGACATGTCCAGCCGGATAGGAGACGAGCTGGATGAACAGGCAGT TATGCTCGGTGAGTTTAGTGAGGAGATGGATCAGACCAGTTCTAGAATGGACTCAGTGTTGAAGAAAATGGAGAAGGTTTCACACATGACCAGCA GTCGGAGACAGTGGTGTGCTATCGGAGTTCTTGTAATCATACTGATCGTGGTGCTCATTTTGCTCTTCGCCATTTAA